Proteins encoded by one window of Rubrobacter indicoceani:
- a CDS encoding alpha-ketoacid dehydrogenase subunit beta — MPEENNNAAREITYREAVREAMQLAMRSDESVFLMGEDVGVYGGAFGVSRGMVEEFGEERVVDTPLSEAGFTGLGVGAALVGMRPIIEVQFSDFITHCMDQLVNQAAKLRYMFGGEASVPLVVRTPGGAGTGAAAQHSQSLEAWFIHVPGLKVIMPSTPYDAKGMLLAALKDPNPVIVYEHKLLYNQKGNVPEGEYTVPLGEAHVSREGEDVTIASAGYVHGYALEAAEALAESGIECEVVDLRSLSPMDDARVAESIEKTGRLVVVEEDVKTAGWGAELVSRIVEGESFYALDRAPARVAGADVPIPYNKNLEAHIRPSPEKVVAAVKSLVNEKVGVYS, encoded by the coding sequence ATGCCTGAAGAGAACAACAACGCTGCAAGGGAGATCACCTACCGCGAGGCCGTCCGGGAGGCGATGCAGCTTGCTATGCGCTCGGACGAGTCGGTCTTTCTTATGGGCGAGGATGTCGGGGTCTACGGCGGGGCTTTCGGCGTGAGCCGGGGGATGGTCGAGGAGTTCGGCGAGGAGCGGGTCGTGGACACCCCGCTCTCTGAGGCCGGGTTCACCGGCCTCGGGGTCGGGGCGGCGCTTGTCGGGATGCGCCCGATTATCGAGGTCCAGTTCTCGGACTTCATCACCCACTGCATGGACCAGCTCGTTAACCAGGCCGCGAAGCTCCGCTACATGTTCGGCGGCGAAGCTAGCGTCCCGCTCGTCGTCAGAACGCCCGGCGGGGCCGGTACCGGCGCGGCGGCCCAGCACTCGCAGTCCCTGGAAGCGTGGTTTATCCACGTGCCGGGCCTGAAGGTCATCATGCCCTCAACCCCGTACGACGCAAAGGGGATGCTGCTGGCCGCCCTCAAAGACCCGAACCCCGTGATCGTCTACGAGCACAAGCTCCTCTACAACCAGAAGGGGAACGTCCCGGAGGGCGAGTACACCGTCCCGCTCGGCGAGGCGCACGTCTCCCGCGAGGGTGAGGACGTTACCATCGCAAGCGCCGGCTACGTTCACGGCTACGCCCTGGAGGCCGCCGAAGCCCTTGCAGAGAGCGGCATCGAGTGCGAGGTCGTTGACCTGCGTTCTCTTTCCCCGATGGACGACGCCCGTGTTGCAGAGTCCATCGAGAAGACGGGCCGGCTCGTCGTTGTCGAAGAGGACGTAAAGACCGCCGGGTGGGGTGCGGAGCTTGTCTCCCGCATCGTCGAGGGCGAGAGCTTCTACGCGCTCGACCGGGCACCGGCAAGGGTCGCCGGGGCGGACGTGCCTATTCCGTACAACAAGAACCTGGAGGCGCACATCAGACCCTCTCCCGAGAAGGTCGTCGCCGCCGTGAAGTCGCTCGTGAACGAGAAAGTCGGGGTGTACTCCTAG
- a CDS encoding transcriptional regulator GutM: MSFVYFVIPVLAALWLLQGVGTYFQMTHYRKVLGGITEAGGEGYVGVGNAKGKFGKGVILILVFDRDRTVTNALRMRGMTVFARFEAAPELVGLEAGKLEEIDLKEPYDAGTMLAARRAVEQIRRIEAEQRKVEGTKPELREVRVG, from the coding sequence ATGAGTTTCGTGTATTTCGTGATCCCGGTTCTTGCGGCGTTGTGGCTGCTTCAGGGGGTTGGGACTTACTTTCAGATGACGCACTACCGGAAGGTTCTCGGGGGGATAACGGAGGCCGGAGGCGAGGGTTACGTCGGGGTCGGCAACGCAAAGGGGAAGTTCGGGAAGGGTGTGATCCTTATACTTGTCTTTGACCGCGACAGGACCGTTACGAACGCGCTCAGGATGCGCGGGATGACCGTGTTCGCGCGGTTCGAGGCGGCGCCGGAGCTTGTCGGGCTGGAGGCCGGGAAGCTGGAGGAGATAGACCTCAAGGAGCCGTACGACGCGGGGACGATGCTCGCGGCGCGGCGGGCCGTGGAGCAGATCCGCCGCATCGAGGCCGAGCAGCGCAAGGTCGAAGGGACGAAGCCGGAGTTGCGGGAGGTTCGGGTCGGATAG
- a CDS encoding PTS transporter subunit EIIC, with protein sequence MASGVVGSGGRGSRVLGALQSVGRSLMLPIAVLPAAALLLRLGQPDLLDLAWMASAGNAVFANLAMIFAVGIAFGLSGGDGAAALAGLVGFLVFEAVFETLIPQVDGGPDPDINMGVLSGIIIGLVAAGLYRRFSDIRLPDYLGFFGGRRFVPIVTALAALALGVFFGLAWPSVQGVVNAGGEAIVGLGALGTGLYGFLNRLLIPVGLHHVLNTFVWFQLGSFQGPDGVVNGDLNRYFAGDPAAGSFMAGFFPVMMFGLPGACLAMIRHARFPKVASGILLSAAFASFLTGITEPIEFAFLFVAPLLFVVHAVLTGLSMAITTLLDIHIGFGFSAGLIDYVLNFSKENTTNPLLLLVVGLVYFVVYYVVFSFFITRFDLATPGRGEASTGLSADWILPESQRGPKPGAEAAAGHSEEPEPGDELDADDALARDVLAALGGRGNVESCEGCITRLRLFVRDPDRIDDVRLKELGASGVVKRGKVAQVVMGMQSDRIAARIERRIQGGG encoded by the coding sequence ATGGCGTCTGGCGTTGTGGGGTCGGGGGGCAGGGGTTCGCGGGTGCTCGGGGCGCTGCAGAGCGTCGGGCGGTCCTTGATGTTGCCGATCGCGGTGCTTCCGGCGGCGGCGCTCTTGCTGAGGCTCGGGCAGCCGGACCTGCTGGACCTTGCGTGGATGGCGTCGGCGGGGAATGCGGTCTTTGCGAACCTTGCCATGATCTTCGCGGTCGGCATCGCCTTCGGGCTCTCGGGCGGGGACGGCGCGGCGGCCCTTGCCGGACTCGTCGGGTTCCTTGTCTTTGAGGCCGTCTTCGAGACGCTTATACCGCAGGTGGACGGCGGCCCGGACCCGGATATAAACATGGGCGTTCTGTCGGGGATAATCATCGGGCTGGTAGCGGCGGGGCTGTACCGGCGGTTCTCGGATATCCGGCTGCCGGACTACCTCGGGTTCTTCGGCGGGCGGCGGTTCGTCCCGATAGTCACGGCTCTGGCCGCGCTCGCGCTCGGGGTCTTTTTCGGGCTGGCGTGGCCCTCGGTGCAGGGCGTCGTCAACGCGGGCGGCGAGGCGATAGTCGGCCTCGGGGCGCTCGGGACGGGGCTCTACGGCTTTCTGAACCGGCTGCTCATCCCCGTCGGGCTGCATCACGTCCTCAACACGTTCGTGTGGTTTCAGCTCGGGTCGTTTCAGGGGCCGGACGGGGTCGTAAACGGGGACCTGAACCGGTACTTCGCCGGGGACCCGGCGGCGGGTTCGTTTATGGCGGGGTTCTTCCCGGTGATGATGTTCGGGCTTCCGGGGGCGTGTCTGGCCATGATCCGCCACGCCCGCTTCCCGAAGGTCGCCTCCGGGATACTCCTCTCGGCGGCGTTTGCGTCTTTTCTGACCGGGATCACGGAGCCGATAGAGTTTGCCTTTCTTTTCGTTGCGCCGCTACTGTTTGTGGTTCACGCCGTTCTGACGGGGCTCTCGATGGCGATAACGACGCTTCTGGACATCCACATCGGCTTCGGGTTCTCGGCGGGGCTTATAGATTACGTGCTGAACTTCTCGAAGGAGAACACGACCAACCCGCTTTTGTTGCTCGTCGTCGGGCTTGTATATTTTGTTGTCTACTACGTTGTCTTCAGCTTCTTTATAACGCGCTTCGACCTCGCCACGCCGGGCAGGGGAGAGGCCTCGACGGGGCTCTCCGCGGACTGGATACTCCCCGAATCCCAGCGCGGCCCGAAGCCGGGCGCAGAGGCCGCCGCAGGCCACTCCGAAGAACCCGAACCCGGCGACGAACTCGACGCCGACGATGCGCTGGCGCGGGACGTGCTCGCCGCGCTCGGTGGTCGGGGGAACGTCGAGAGCTGCGAGGGCTGCATAACGCGCCTGAGGCTCTTCGTCAGAGACCCGGACAGGATAGATGACGTCCGTCTGAAGGAGCTCGGGGCGTCTGGGGTGGTCAAGCGCGGGAAGGTCGCGCAGGTCGTGATGGGGATGCAGTCCGACCGGATAGCCGCCCGTATCGAGCGCCGGATCCAGGGTGGTGGTTGA
- the srlE gene encoding PTS glucitol/sorbitol transporter subunit IIB, giving the protein MMRNREFKAVKIERGSQGWGGPLVIEPNAEKDKVVAVTGGGIPEVAQRIADMTGAEVVDGFRTSVPEPEIVCVVVDCGGTARAGVYPRKRIPTINLTPVGQAGPLAQFITEDIYVSGVKADNISFADGTQASQSGASQASSGPSSPFSSAAGPAATAAAAGGAAAAAGGAAAAGGGSMGGGFTGFIARFGRNIGGVVGILFQSGRQAIDQVIRNVLPFMAFVTLLIGLINASGLGNLIANVLSPLAGNLGGLLILSIIVGLPFLSPVLGPGAVIAQVIGVLIGDQIGRGAIDPQFALPALFAYNVQVGCDFVPVGLALGEAQPRTVEIGVPAVLFSRQITGPLAVLIGWLLSFGLYTS; this is encoded by the coding sequence ATGATGCGTAACAGAGAATTCAAGGCCGTAAAGATAGAGCGCGGCTCTCAGGGCTGGGGCGGTCCGCTCGTCATCGAGCCGAACGCCGAGAAGGACAAGGTCGTCGCGGTTACGGGCGGCGGCATCCCGGAGGTGGCGCAGCGCATCGCGGACATGACCGGGGCGGAGGTCGTGGACGGGTTCCGCACGTCTGTGCCGGAGCCCGAGATCGTCTGCGTCGTCGTTGACTGCGGCGGCACGGCGAGGGCCGGGGTCTACCCGCGCAAGCGGATACCGACCATCAACCTCACCCCCGTCGGGCAGGCCGGACCGCTCGCGCAGTTCATCACCGAAGACATCTACGTCTCCGGGGTGAAGGCCGACAACATCAGCTTCGCGGACGGGACGCAGGCTTCGCAGTCCGGCGCTTCTCAGGCATCGAGCGGGCCGAGCAGCCCGTTTTCATCGGCGGCCGGTCCGGCCGCGACGGCTGCGGCTGCAGGTGGCGCGGCGGCGGCTGCAGGTGGCGCGGCGGCGGCTGGCGGAGGCAGCATGGGCGGCGGCTTCACCGGGTTCATCGCAAGGTTCGGGCGGAACATCGGCGGGGTCGTCGGCATCCTGTTCCAGAGCGGTCGTCAGGCCATTGACCAGGTTATAAGGAACGTTCTGCCGTTCATGGCGTTCGTTACGTTGCTCATTGGTTTGATCAACGCCTCGGGGCTCGGGAACCTTATCGCCAACGTACTCTCACCGCTCGCCGGGAACCTCGGGGGGCTCCTGATCCTCTCGATCATCGTGGGCTTGCCGTTTCTCTCGCCGGTTCTCGGGCCGGGGGCGGTCATCGCACAGGTTATCGGGGTGCTTATAGGGGACCAGATCGGCCGCGGCGCGATAGACCCGCAGTTCGCCCTTCCCGCCCTCTTCGCCTACAACGTGCAGGTCGGCTGCGACTTCGTGCCGGTCGGGCTCGCACTCGGTGAAGCGCAGCCGAGAACCGTCGAGATCGGCGTCCCGGCGGTGCTGTTCAGTCGGCAGATCACCGGCCCCCTGGCCGTCCTGATCGGCTGGCTTCTGTCCTTTGGCCTCTACACAAGCTAG
- a CDS encoding NAD(P)H-dependent oxidoreductase → MMFEKLKSLERAGKPIRIGLIGAGQMGRGFIAQVAGIPGMEVTAVADINPDLAAEAFRRAGLEPTYGLNGGSGISHAVTDDAGAVARYGGIDVLVEATGVPEVGARAAFDAIEAEKHVVMLNVETDITIGVYLKQMADEAGVVYTGSAGDEPGAILELSDFANSLGFEVVVAGKGKNNPLDTAATPDSLAEEAARKNMNPKMLTSFVDGTKTMVELCATANALGFVPDTPGGHGPQETTPNNLPDIFRLKEEGGILDSYGTVDYVRGVAPGVFIIVRSAKGDVRNTMAYLGQGAGPNHVLYRPYHLTSLETPISAARAVIYGEATITSLPEPTAEVVAVAKRDLKPGETLGSIGASDYYGNVREAGSAAEMLPLGLAAGATVTRAVGRGEEVPRSAVELSDGSFVAELRAGQDRLVQAGRG, encoded by the coding sequence ATGATGTTCGAGAAGCTCAAGTCCCTTGAGCGTGCCGGGAAGCCGATACGGATAGGTCTGATCGGGGCCGGGCAGATGGGCCGGGGCTTTATCGCTCAGGTTGCGGGTATCCCCGGCATGGAGGTGACCGCCGTTGCGGACATCAACCCCGACCTCGCCGCCGAAGCCTTCCGCCGCGCCGGGCTGGAGCCGACCTACGGCCTGAACGGAGGCTCCGGTATCTCCCACGCCGTCACCGACGACGCAGGCGCGGTCGCCCGCTACGGCGGGATAGACGTACTCGTGGAGGCTACGGGCGTACCGGAGGTCGGGGCGCGGGCCGCCTTCGACGCCATCGAGGCCGAAAAACACGTCGTCATGCTCAACGTCGAGACCGACATAACAATCGGCGTCTACCTCAAGCAGATGGCCGACGAGGCGGGCGTCGTCTACACGGGTTCGGCGGGTGACGAGCCGGGGGCCATCCTCGAACTCTCTGACTTCGCCAACTCCCTGGGCTTCGAGGTCGTCGTCGCGGGCAAGGGAAAGAACAACCCGCTCGATACGGCGGCCACCCCCGACTCCCTCGCCGAAGAGGCCGCTCGCAAGAACATGAACCCGAAGATGCTCACCTCCTTTGTGGACGGCACAAAGACGATGGTCGAGCTCTGCGCCACCGCCAACGCCCTCGGTTTCGTCCCCGATACCCCCGGCGGGCACGGCCCCCAGGAGACGACCCCGAACAACCTGCCGGATATCTTCCGCTTAAAGGAAGAGGGCGGCATCCTCGACTCCTACGGGACGGTGGACTACGTACGCGGGGTGGCGCCGGGGGTGTTCATCATCGTCAGGAGCGCGAAAGGCGACGTGCGCAACACGATGGCCTACCTCGGTCAGGGCGCGGGGCCGAACCACGTTCTGTATCGGCCGTACCACCTGACGAGCTTAGAGACCCCGATCTCTGCCGCAAGGGCCGTTATCTACGGCGAGGCGACCATAACGTCCCTGCCCGAGCCCACCGCCGAGGTCGTGGCCGTCGCCAAGCGCGACCTGAAACCGGGCGAGACGCTCGGGAGCATCGGGGCCTCCGACTACTACGGCAACGTCCGGGAGGCCGGGAGCGCTGCGGAGATGCTGCCGCTCGGCCTCGCGGCGGGCGCGACCGTAACGCGGGCCGTCGGGCGAGGTGAGGAAGTACCGCGCTCGGCGGTAGAGCTTTCGGACGGCTCGTTTGTCGCGGAGTTGCGGGCCGGGCAGGACAGGCTCGTTCAGGCGGGTCGAGGGTGA
- the srlA gene encoding PTS glucitol/sorbitol transporter subunit IIC — protein sequence MDMQVFYSLASFDFLSLALIQQDAAQAGGVLGALGQAAEWFIGLFQAGADTFVGFVTGIIPLLIVLLTFFYTITNVVGEQRVQRIARFAASTIVTRYTLLPMLAVFFLTNPMAYTFGTFLEEKYKPAFYDSAVSFVHPPLGLFPHVNAAELFVWLGVAQGIQRLDLPLGPLAIRYLIAGLIVIFLRGVITQLITGFLARRQGVEL from the coding sequence GTGGACATGCAAGTGTTCTACAGTCTGGCGAGCTTTGACTTCCTGTCGCTCGCTCTGATACAACAGGATGCGGCCCAGGCCGGGGGGGTTCTCGGCGCGCTCGGGCAGGCGGCGGAGTGGTTTATCGGGCTGTTTCAGGCCGGGGCGGACACGTTCGTCGGTTTCGTGACGGGGATCATACCGTTGCTCATCGTTCTGCTGACGTTCTTTTATACGATCACGAACGTGGTCGGGGAGCAGCGTGTGCAGCGCATCGCCCGGTTTGCGGCGAGCACCATCGTCACCCGCTACACGCTCCTGCCGATGCTGGCGGTCTTCTTTCTGACGAACCCGATGGCGTACACGTTCGGGACGTTTCTTGAGGAGAAGTACAAGCCCGCGTTCTACGACTCGGCGGTTTCGTTTGTGCATCCGCCGCTCGGGCTCTTCCCGCACGTCAACGCGGCGGAGCTGTTTGTGTGGCTCGGGGTGGCGCAGGGGATACAGCGGCTCGATCTGCCGCTCGGGCCGCTGGCCATCAGGTATTTGATCGCGGGCCTGATCGTGATCTTCCTCCGAGGGGTCATCACGCAGCTTATAACCGGATTCCTGGCGCGTCGCCAGGGCGTGGAACTCTAG
- a CDS encoding sugar-binding transcriptional regulator, which yields MERQVTTRYPVPPDVLTEEDHLILKILRLYYERGMTQAQVASRLGFSRPKVSKLMAEGMARGLVKIEIADPAGHFGSLEISLEDRFGLKEAVIVATAEDRSRTEAAAGAAASAMLARLCTAKTVLGLSWGVSVRALADATARGAFQVGKVVPLLGGMGKAKAGLHSNRICAELARKLNAEYLSLAAPAMAASPESRAELARTPGIAETLTEGAACDVAVAGMGGILPNSTLVEAGYFTKEEFLSLADRGVVGDVCCHFLDETGEPRCDDLTGRILGVTPEGLKAIPNTIGVATGAEKAPGVAAVLRGGLMKSLVCDESLARAILHLPNLRRLEQ from the coding sequence ATGGAGCGGCAGGTAACGACCCGGTATCCGGTCCCGCCGGATGTGCTCACCGAGGAGGATCACCTCATACTCAAGATCCTCCGTCTCTACTACGAGCGTGGCATGACCCAGGCGCAGGTCGCTTCGCGTCTGGGTTTCTCCCGCCCGAAAGTCTCAAAGCTCATGGCCGAGGGGATGGCCAGGGGCCTCGTAAAGATAGAGATAGCGGACCCCGCCGGACACTTCGGCTCGCTCGAGATATCCCTCGAAGACCGCTTCGGCCTGAAGGAGGCCGTCATCGTTGCGACCGCCGAGGACCGCAGCAGGACCGAGGCCGCAGCCGGAGCCGCCGCGAGCGCGATGCTCGCCCGGCTCTGCACGGCAAAGACGGTGCTCGGCCTCTCATGGGGCGTCTCGGTGCGCGCGCTGGCCGACGCTACGGCGCGGGGGGCGTTCCAGGTCGGGAAGGTCGTGCCGCTTCTCGGGGGGATGGGCAAGGCGAAGGCCGGGCTTCACTCGAACCGCATCTGCGCCGAGCTCGCCCGCAAGCTGAACGCCGAGTACCTCTCCCTCGCCGCCCCCGCGATGGCCGCCTCCCCCGAGAGCCGCGCCGAACTCGCGAGAACCCCCGGTATAGCGGAGACGCTCACCGAGGGCGCGGCCTGCGACGTAGCCGTCGCCGGGATGGGCGGCATCCTGCCGAACTCCACGCTCGTGGAGGCCGGATACTTCACAAAGGAGGAGTTCCTCTCCCTCGCCGATCGGGGCGTCGTTGGAGACGTGTGCTGCCACTTTCTTGACGAGACGGGCGAACCTCGCTGCGACGACCTGACAGGCCGCATCCTCGGCGTTACCCCGGAGGGTCTGAAAGCCATCCCGAACACCATCGGCGTAGCGACCGGAGCGGAGAAGGCGCCGGGCGTGGCGGCCGTCCTGCGTGGCGGCCTGATGAAGTCGCTTGTCTGCGACGAGTCGCTAGCCCGCGCGATACTGCACCTACCAAACCTGAGGAGGCTGGAACAATGA
- a CDS encoding PTS glucitol/sorbitol transporter subunit IIA produces MTETETIYATEVTELGPEVAEFLEADLMILFAEGAPPELAEISVNHRPSEKREAPPVPGDVLVIQDHELRITAIGEKAWSNVLQLGHAVFKFNGASEVELPGEIYIEEPNGLDLTELVVPGARIEIRTEVSG; encoded by the coding sequence ATGACCGAAACGGAGACAATCTACGCAACGGAAGTAACGGAACTCGGCCCGGAGGTGGCCGAGTTCCTTGAAGCCGACCTCATGATCCTCTTCGCCGAGGGCGCCCCTCCGGAGCTCGCCGAGATCTCCGTCAACCACCGGCCCTCCGAGAAACGCGAGGCTCCTCCGGTCCCCGGCGACGTTCTCGTTATCCAGGACCACGAACTGCGCATCACCGCCATCGGCGAGAAGGCCTGGTCCAATGTGTTGCAACTGGGCCACGCTGTCTTTAAGTTCAACGGCGCGTCGGAGGTCGAGCTTCCGGGGGAGATCTACATCGAAGAGCCAAACGGCCTCGACCTCACGGAACTCGTCGTGCCGGGGGCGCGCATCGAGATCAGAACGGAGGTCTCCGGATGA
- a CDS encoding thiamine pyrophosphate-dependent dehydrogenase E1 component subunit alpha, whose product MRDYTQPLEALETMLRIRAFDEKVDELFAAGKMHGTGHFYVGQEAVAVGIISALQEGDVITGTHRGHGHALAFGLDVKKMAAELLGKASGYCHGKGGSMHIADVGAGMLGANGIVAGSMGIVCGAAWAFKRRKEDRVAVCFFGDGAVQEGIFSEALNMAAVWQLPVVFVCENNQYAMSLSVNRGFANARISEKADGYGMPGVTVDGMELVEVQEVAREAVDRARSGGGPALLEANTYRYLGHSKSDANLYRTRDEIKQWRENDPIGRFVVHLEKTGDLESGGLKAVEEKIYTEVEEAFEWAMNEPEPAPESALEDVYA is encoded by the coding sequence ATGAGAGACTACACGCAACCTTTAGAGGCTCTGGAGACGATGTTACGCATCAGAGCCTTCGACGAGAAGGTGGACGAGCTCTTTGCCGCCGGCAAGATGCACGGCACCGGGCACTTCTACGTCGGGCAGGAGGCCGTCGCCGTCGGGATAATATCCGCCTTGCAGGAGGGCGACGTTATCACCGGAACCCACCGCGGACACGGACACGCCCTTGCCTTCGGCCTCGATGTGAAAAAGATGGCCGCCGAGCTTCTCGGCAAGGCTTCGGGCTACTGCCATGGCAAGGGCGGCTCCATGCACATAGCGGACGTGGGCGCGGGGATGCTCGGGGCGAACGGCATCGTCGCCGGGAGCATGGGCATCGTCTGCGGCGCGGCCTGGGCTTTCAAGCGCAGGAAGGAGGACCGGGTCGCGGTCTGCTTCTTTGGCGATGGGGCGGTTCAGGAGGGCATCTTCAGCGAGGCCCTGAACATGGCCGCCGTCTGGCAGCTTCCGGTTGTCTTTGTCTGCGAGAACAACCAGTACGCGATGAGCCTCTCGGTGAACCGGGGCTTTGCAAACGCCCGGATCTCGGAGAAGGCCGACGGCTACGGGATGCCCGGCGTTACGGTCGACGGGATGGAGCTCGTCGAGGTACAGGAGGTCGCGAGAGAGGCCGTAGACCGCGCCCGGAGCGGTGGCGGTCCCGCGCTTCTCGAAGCCAATACTTACCGCTACCTCGGTCACTCAAAGAGCGACGCAAACCTGTACCGCACCAGGGACGAAATAAAGCAGTGGCGCGAGAACGACCCGATCGGCCGCTTCGTCGTGCACCTGGAGAAGACCGGCGACCTTGAGTCGGGCGGTCTGAAAGCCGTTGAGGAGAAGATCTACACCGAGGTCGAAGAGGCCTTCGAGTGGGCCATGAACGAGCCCGAACCCGCACCCGAATCCGCCCTGGAGGACGTGTATGCCTGA